The Cucurbita pepo subsp. pepo cultivar mu-cu-16 chromosome LG18, ASM280686v2, whole genome shotgun sequence nucleotide sequence GGACCGCTATGGTCTAGACAGACATTGGTTCTTCTAATTGTGTTGAATGCTTTTATTTGGTTGGATTTGGACGTTTATTGTTACATTTGACCGTTTGTTTATAACCAAGAGTCAGGGATACGCTCTCCTATACCCTGGGACGTTCGGGCCTCCAAGGTCTAGACAAGCATTGGTTCTTCTGATTGTGTTGAATGCTTTTATTTGGTTGGATTTGGACGTTTGTTGTTACATTTGACCGTTTGTTTATAATCGGGAGTCGGGGATATGCTCCCCTATACCCTGGGGCGCTCGAGCCCCCAAGGTCTAGACCCGAGAAATTTAAGTTAAAGTTACCTCACCCTCCCATTTTTGCAATTGATTGAAAGCAGGTGGATCTTCTAAGCCGCTTGCAGTCTCCATGTCTGGTGGAGTTGCTTGGCTACTGCGCTGACAAACACCATAGGCTtctgatatttgaatttatgcACAACGGtactcttcatcatcatctgcATAATCCGGACACTGAATCTCAGCCATTGGATTGGAATACTCGATTGACGATAGCCCTTGATTGTGCCAAGGCACTCGAGTTCCTCCACGAGCATGCCGTTCCATCTGTTATTCATAGAAACTTCAAGTCAACCAATGTTCTATTGGATCAGGACTTCCGAGCCAAGGTCTCCGATTTCGGCTCAGCCAAGATGGGTTCCGATAAGATCAATGGTCAGATATCGACACAAGTCCTCGGAACCACCGGATATCTAGCACCAGAGTGAGTCTTCAAAATACGTCTGATTTTTCATTACTTTCACTCGTTTGAATATCGGTTGGCAATGTGCAGGTATGCTTCAACAGGTAAACTTACAACAAAATCAGATGTATATAGCTATGGCGTTGTGCTACTAGAGCTTTTGACTGGTCGAGTGCCGGTCGATATCAAACGGCCACAGGGCGAGCACGTTCTTGTCTCGTGGGTTAGTTAACCTTACGAGAGCTCTATCGAATCATATAATCGTCGTATAATCATGTCTGATCTCGTATTACATGGCTTCTAGGCTCTCCCAAAGCTGACTAATAGGGAAAAAGTAGAGAAGATTATAGATCCAGCAATTCAAGGGAAATACTCTAAAAAGGATCTAATTCAGGTTTGTTAAGTCCTAGGATTATGAATTTGTCAATCTTGGTCTTTGTTATGACCCTACAAGTATCTGTTCTTCAGGTAGCAGCCATTGCAGCCATGTGTGTGCAGCCCGAAGCCGACTACCGGCCTTTGATGACCGATGTCGTGCAGTCACTGGTTCCTCTGGTTAAGAACCGATCGGCGTCGTAGATAGCCTTCAAGAACAGAGCAAGGTTCAACAGAGTAGGTTTCTTTTGTTGTAACTTTTTTGTGAACCTGTAGAGGCGACAAACAAAGATTTACCTTAAAATCTGCTAACAACAATGGGACTTGTACATAAACCTTTTGATTGTCATTTGATGTTACAAAACATGTTTACTGTAAACTGTCAAGGCCTTACCTGTGGATGCCGAGTTAAGCTAGAATTTTTATATTCGTCCTTAATAGGATGTCACATCGAtttgagaggagaacgaagcattatttataaaggtgtggaaatctctctctagtagatgtgttttaaaaactttgaggaggggaagtccgaaaagaaagctcaaagtggacaatatctggtagggGTGAACTtatgctgttacaaatagtattagagccagacatcgggtagtgtgccagaaaggacgctgagccccaaagaggggtggattttgagaacccccgaagaggggtggattttgagaacccaaatcgattggagaggggaacaaagtattctttataagggtgtgaaaacttctccctagtagacacgttttaaaaaccttgaagggtcgattggagaagggaacgaaacattgtttataagggtgtaggaatctttccctagtagacgcgttttaaaaaccttgagtggtcaattgaagaggagaacgaaacattgtttatacaCTTATCGACCTTATGAAGacttctccttagtagacacattttaaaaaccttgaggggtcgattggagaggggaacgaatcattgtttataagggtgtagaaatctctccctagtagacacgttttaaaaatcttgaggggttgattgaagaggagaacgaaacattgtttatacaCTTACCGACCTTATAAACGTGATGattaataacataaaaaaaagaagtaaacaATAATTCGAGGATGAATATCACCTAGATGGAGACTTTACTATGCCTAAAAAGACCATGCTTATTATAGATCTTAGTTGTCATTAGTCCAGCAAAAGTTACAGCTACAAACAATGAAGAGAAGCAAATATAATTTACACGTCGATTTCCGACTACTGCAGAACGAATACCCGAAAATTTATCACTTCCAGTCTTGCATTCCATCCAACAGCAAAGCTGCATTCATAAATAGAACACGAGCACGTTCGGGTCGTGTTCAGAAGGATGTAGCAAGTGATCATACTCTCTACAGTAGCATGAACAAGCAAACCGTCAGTTCTACAGCTTGTGAACATTACTGCGAGTTGCTATTTTCAGGCTCTTTTTCCTCTCCTTCTGGCTTACTACTTTTACCAATTTTAGCTGAATATTTGGCAAAAGCAGCAGACAGAGCTGATTTGATGTTCAATTCAGGTTCTTTTTTGTGTTGGCTAGCATCTTCTGTGTTCTTCCCATCCACATCTTGTTCTTCACCGATCGAGCGAGGTTCGGTATTATTCTGGGTTGGAGTTTCTAGAACGGCAGGATGGGTTGAAATGACACGCTTGAATGGCTCATGAAAAGTGTCGTACAGCCGCCTTACCTGATGAGGAAGATGAATTTAATAACAGCATTCGTGCAAACAAACGAGCTACGTATATCACAGTTGAAGGCTAAATGTTATCGATACGGTATGTCACTATGTGACGCTCGTGTTCATTTGCATCTTCCCCAGCATACCATTATCTAATAGTTGTAAATGTTTCTATGATTACTTGtatattaaaaacatgttaTTG carries:
- the LOC111780128 gene encoding probable serine/threonine-protein kinase PBL7 — protein: MELHNSTPPPPNHHIHAHNALLTSNSFLIIIASIIFIAVLLAVLLLISMLHRLKLARDTAAATAAAQSTTFNPHIAINFDSNPEFKGGGYLYGANSGRISKYRIRGVQVFTYKEMELATDHFNEANVIGNGRFGIVYRGVLGDGDVVAIMMIHRDGKQRERAFRMEVDLLSRLQSPCLVELLGYCADKHHRLLIFEFMHNGTLHHHLHNPDTESQPLDWNTRLTIALDCAKALEFLHEHAVPSVIHRNFKSTNVLLDQDFRAKVSDFGSAKMGSDKINGQISTQVLGTTGYLAPEYASTGKLTTKSDVYSYGVVLLELLTGRVPVDIKRPQGEHVLVSWALPKLTNREKVEKIIDPAIQGKYSKKDLIQVAAIAAMCVQPEADYRPLMTDVVQSLVPLVKNRSAS